In one window of Agromyces badenianii DNA:
- a CDS encoding ABC transporter ATP-binding protein — translation MPHVPLLELDRVSIRHEGAERATPVDVSFEVARGEVVLILGPSGCGKSTLTLALDGLVPHAVPAALEGTVRIAGLDTREHPVGVLSEHVGMVFQDPDAQIVTGTVLDEVCFAPENQLVEASEVLERAERALKLVGLWDRRAENPDTLSGGGRQRLAIACALAMSAPVLVLDEPTANLDPAGIDEVYAVLRELASDRDHAVVLVEHNLDAAVDLVDRVIVLDADGRLVIDGPARETLRDRADELVALGVWLPVSTLAALRLRDAGVVLEPLPLSPAELAAALDAQPSLPAPLSASSPVRSTALSPRPTLATGGQTGTATGGHAVAGEHAIRARALSVRRGGRRGPVVIEGVDLEVARADFLAIVGTNGAGKTSLLQALAGVIPAPPGTVDVLGVDPARCDAGERARRIGFVFQNPEHQFIAPTVAEELAQSLQLHGAGDVEPRVGAMLRRFGLEALRDQHPFLLSGGQKRRLSVGTALIAGAPVLALDEPTFGQDRARASELLDMLRTLNDDGTTVLVVTHDLQLVADYASHIAVMGDGRLLGVGPAGEVLAGPLIEQSGLRHPPLARATRGLQRHPDWHTVTRMSQLPVSSKGDS, via the coding sequence ATGCCCCACGTACCGCTCCTCGAGCTCGACCGCGTGAGCATCCGCCACGAGGGCGCTGAACGGGCCACGCCGGTCGACGTGTCGTTCGAGGTCGCGCGCGGCGAGGTCGTGCTGATCCTCGGCCCGAGCGGATGCGGCAAGTCGACGCTCACCCTCGCGCTCGACGGGCTCGTCCCCCACGCCGTGCCCGCGGCGCTCGAGGGCACCGTGCGCATCGCCGGCCTCGACACGCGCGAACACCCCGTCGGCGTGCTCAGCGAGCACGTCGGCATGGTCTTCCAAGACCCCGACGCCCAGATCGTCACCGGCACGGTGCTCGACGAAGTGTGTTTCGCGCCCGAGAACCAGCTCGTCGAGGCATCCGAGGTGCTCGAACGCGCCGAGCGGGCGCTGAAGCTCGTCGGCCTCTGGGACCGCCGCGCCGAGAACCCCGACACGCTCTCGGGCGGCGGGCGGCAACGCCTCGCCATCGCGTGCGCGCTCGCCATGTCGGCGCCCGTGCTCGTGCTCGACGAGCCGACCGCGAACCTCGACCCGGCCGGCATCGACGAGGTCTACGCCGTGCTGCGCGAACTCGCGAGCGACCGCGACCACGCGGTGGTGCTCGTCGAGCACAACCTCGACGCGGCCGTCGACCTCGTCGACCGGGTGATCGTGCTCGACGCCGACGGCCGGCTCGTCATCGACGGCCCCGCCCGCGAGACCCTGCGCGACCGCGCCGACGAGCTCGTCGCCCTCGGCGTCTGGCTGCCGGTGTCGACGCTCGCCGCGCTGCGACTGCGCGACGCCGGCGTCGTGCTCGAGCCGCTCCCCCTCTCGCCCGCCGAGCTCGCCGCGGCGCTCGACGCCCAGCCGAGCCTGCCGGCGCCGCTCAGCGCATCCTCGCCCGTGCGCTCGACGGCCCTGTCGCCGCGGCCGACACTCGCGACCGGCGGCCAGACCGGCACCGCCACCGGCGGGCACGCCGTCGCCGGTGAGCACGCCATCCGGGCACGGGCGCTCTCGGTGCGACGCGGCGGGCGACGCGGCCCGGTCGTGATCGAGGGGGTCGACCTCGAGGTGGCGCGAGCCGACTTCCTCGCGATCGTCGGCACGAACGGCGCCGGAAAGACCTCGCTGCTGCAGGCACTCGCCGGAGTGATCCCCGCGCCTCCCGGAACCGTCGACGTGCTCGGCGTCGACCCCGCGCGCTGCGATGCCGGCGAGCGCGCCCGGCGCATCGGCTTCGTCTTCCAGAACCCCGAGCACCAGTTCATCGCGCCGACGGTCGCCGAAGAGCTCGCCCAGAGCCTGCAGCTGCACGGGGCCGGCGATGTCGAGCCGCGAGTCGGGGCGATGCTGCGGCGGTTCGGACTCGAGGCGCTGCGCGACCAGCATCCGTTCCTGCTGTCGGGCGGCCAGAAGCGACGCCTCTCCGTCGGCACCGCGCTCATCGCCGGTGCGCCGGTGCTCGCCCTCGACGAGCCGACGTTCGGGCAGGACCGCGCCCGCGCCTCCGAGCTGCTCGACATGCTGCGCACCCTCAACGACGACGGCACCACGGTGCTGGTCGTCACCCACGACCTGCAGCTCGTCGCCGACTACGCCAGCCACATCGCCGTCATGGGCGACGGGCGGCTGCTCGGCGTCGGCCCCGCCGGCGAGGTGCTCGCCGGCCCCCTCATCGAGCAGTCGGGCCTGCGGCATCCGCCCCTCGCCCGGGCGACCCGCGGACTGCAGCGCCACCCCGACTGGCACACGGTGACACGGATGTCGCAGCTGCCCGTCTCCTCCAAGGGCGACTCGTGA
- a CDS encoding DUF6325 family protein, with protein sequence MDELGPVDYLVIEFPAEQADFTGEIGEELVRLVEAGTIRLIDAIVLTKDDDGSVEAAELADIGDLGPLVELETELAELLAAEDVDRLANAMEPGSVAGVLVYENLWAAPFAAAARRAGGQLVASGRIPIQAIIASLEADDTPEGRGA encoded by the coding sequence GTGGACGAACTCGGACCGGTCGACTATCTGGTCATCGAGTTCCCCGCCGAGCAGGCGGACTTCACCGGCGAGATCGGCGAGGAACTCGTGCGTCTCGTGGAGGCCGGCACGATCCGGCTCATCGACGCGATCGTGCTGACGAAGGATGACGACGGCTCGGTCGAAGCGGCCGAACTCGCCGACATCGGCGACCTCGGCCCGCTCGTCGAGCTCGAGACCGAACTCGCCGAACTGCTCGCCGCAGAAGACGTGGACCGGCTCGCGAACGCGATGGAGCCGGGCAGCGTCGCCGGCGTGCTCGTGTACGAGAACCTCTGGGCGGCGCCGTTCGCGGCCGCGGCGCGGCGTGCGGGCGGGCAGTTGGTCGCGAGCGGGCGCATCCCCATCCAGGCGATCATCGCCTCGCTCGAGGCCGATGACACCCCCGAGGGAAGAGGAGCATGA
- a CDS encoding transferase — protein sequence MGISYVEFEDEAGILRRYRKHVNGRGLVATTAKVDPTAFVDPTAYVDPGAEVQRGARIGPGGWVEGEAIVAERAVVGVNAHVGRRAVVGRNAVVGPYATIGRDAKVQNGARVPREHTIADGDEYRASSDDLRRLGLAA from the coding sequence GTGGGAATCAGCTATGTCGAGTTCGAGGACGAAGCCGGGATCCTGCGTCGCTACCGCAAGCACGTGAACGGCCGGGGCCTCGTCGCCACGACCGCCAAGGTCGACCCGACCGCGTTCGTCGATCCGACGGCCTATGTCGACCCGGGTGCCGAGGTGCAGCGCGGCGCGCGGATCGGCCCGGGCGGCTGGGTGGAAGGCGAGGCGATCGTCGCCGAGCGCGCCGTCGTGGGCGTGAACGCGCATGTCGGCCGTCGCGCCGTCGTCGGTCGCAATGCCGTCGTCGGCCCGTATGCCACCATCGGGCGCGACGCGAAGGTGCAGAACGGCGCGCGCGTGCCGCGCGAGCACACCATCGCCGACGGCGATGAGTACCGCGCGTCGAGCGACGACCTGCGCCGGCTCGGCCTCGCCGCCTGA
- a CDS encoding PHP domain-containing protein: MCDNTGADCSQPHDADAELARLGFSRRSMLRTAGIALAAGAVVSAEVIGAPAATASVPSRNKGDDAQLTWLVGDHHVHTQYSHDAKYRVAQQLDAAQRYGVDWLAFTEHSNFAHGDKGVFAELEQIQQERDSRQLLIFQGLEWYIPAAEHGSVLIAPGPESARVLRAFELAWDGRLNRWERPANAAQAAEWERRAAEAIAWLGAQKRSGVIEDAVVLANHPLRLGIDSPHELRAWRDADPEIMVGMEGAPGAQGCAISQNTSPGDQRGEYVNSPRADSWPGFPADAYRPYGGFDWATATVGGLWDAMLAEGKPFWITSNSDNHLTVKDTWAIGAYPAGEPYSNLSSEFDKWSVLGKRPDPVDTGVPQGGSDFWPGQFSRLHTGVTTRSYGGVLEAMRRGRMWVDHGHLLQGFDVRVQATMPGKGRGRGNGNGHGWGNAAGIGATLGGRVEARRGQDVEVTITVTATDYANSAGIRPQLAHVDVIAGPVTGPSADPDAVRAPETRVVKQFDTTTRGGTYTLTYVFEDVDRPFYVRFRGSDGKRHGAGYHGAAVDPAGPLRHGNGEGDPWQDTWFYANPVFVDVR, translated from the coding sequence ATGTGCGACAACACCGGAGCCGACTGCTCCCAACCCCACGACGCCGACGCCGAACTCGCGCGACTCGGATTCTCACGCCGCAGCATGCTCCGCACGGCGGGCATCGCCCTCGCCGCCGGAGCCGTCGTCAGCGCCGAGGTGATCGGTGCTCCCGCCGCCACGGCGAGCGTTCCGAGCCGCAACAAGGGCGATGACGCCCAGCTCACCTGGCTGGTCGGCGACCACCACGTGCACACCCAGTACAGCCACGACGCGAAGTACCGAGTCGCCCAGCAGCTCGATGCCGCCCAGCGCTACGGCGTCGACTGGCTCGCCTTCACCGAGCACAGCAACTTCGCACACGGCGACAAGGGCGTGTTCGCGGAGCTCGAGCAGATCCAGCAGGAACGCGACAGCCGCCAGCTGCTGATCTTCCAGGGCCTCGAATGGTACATCCCGGCCGCCGAGCACGGCTCGGTGCTCATCGCCCCCGGGCCCGAGTCGGCCCGCGTGCTGCGCGCCTTCGAACTGGCGTGGGACGGCAGGCTCAACCGCTGGGAGCGACCCGCGAATGCCGCCCAGGCCGCCGAGTGGGAGCGCCGCGCCGCCGAGGCCATCGCCTGGCTCGGCGCCCAGAAGCGCAGCGGCGTCATCGAAGACGCCGTCGTGCTCGCGAACCACCCGCTGCGACTCGGCATCGATTCGCCGCACGAGCTGCGCGCCTGGCGCGACGCCGACCCCGAGATCATGGTGGGCATGGAGGGCGCGCCGGGTGCGCAGGGCTGCGCGATCAGCCAGAACACGAGCCCCGGCGACCAGCGCGGCGAGTACGTCAACTCGCCTCGCGCCGACAGCTGGCCGGGCTTCCCCGCCGACGCCTACCGCCCGTATGGCGGCTTCGACTGGGCGACGGCGACGGTCGGCGGCCTCTGGGACGCGATGCTGGCCGAGGGCAAGCCCTTCTGGATCACGTCGAACTCCGACAACCACCTCACCGTGAAGGACACCTGGGCCATCGGCGCCTACCCCGCGGGTGAACCGTACTCGAACCTGTCGAGCGAGTTCGACAAGTGGTCGGTGCTCGGCAAGCGCCCCGACCCCGTCGACACCGGCGTGCCCCAGGGCGGCAGCGACTTCTGGCCGGGCCAGTTCTCGCGTCTGCACACGGGCGTCACCACGCGCAGCTACGGCGGCGTGCTCGAGGCGATGCGCCGCGGCCGCATGTGGGTCGACCACGGGCACCTCCTGCAGGGCTTCGACGTGCGCGTGCAGGCCACCATGCCGGGCAAGGGTCGCGGCCGCGGCAACGGCAACGGCCACGGCTGGGGCAACGCCGCCGGCATCGGCGCGACGCTCGGCGGACGGGTCGAGGCCCGACGCGGTCAAGACGTCGAGGTGACCATCACCGTCACGGCGACGGACTACGCGAACTCCGCCGGCATCCGGCCGCAGCTCGCGCACGTCGACGTCATCGCCGGACCGGTCACCGGACCCTCGGCCGATCCCGACGCCGTCCGCGCGCCCGAGACCCGGGTGGTCAAGCAGTTCGACACCACGACGCGAGGGGGCACCTACACCCTGACGTACGTCTTCGAAGACGTCGACCGCCCGTTCTACGTGCGATTCCGCGGCAGCGACGGCAAGCGTCATGGCGCCGGCTACCACGGTGCTGCCGTCGACCCCGCCGGCCCGCTGCGGCACGGCAACGGCGAGGGCGACCCGTGGCAGGACACCTGGTTCTACGCGAACCCGGTCTTCGTCGACGTGCGCTGA
- a CDS encoding energy-coupling factor transporter transmembrane component T family protein yields MSGVGAGGAGPATGTSTGPTTGNATGTGSTVALDPFAEHRARRPARFLYALNPLAKLAAPLPVMVLVVFSRGIAVPLAFTVFAAAVLLVGARLPGRAVAALLLGTPVAALVLGVTFGVWIDPASVAGEPAASIALISIGDWSFTLAAYLTGLATGLRILAILLLSLIAGVTSTGPEFVRSMVQNLRVPYRLGYTALAALRFVPRFGHELEIIRAAHRVRGTDAGRGPVAAVRRALGYTVPLLASAIRHAERVALAMDARAFGAHRTRTERHLSPWRARDTVFVVCFLAATALIAWLTWGR; encoded by the coding sequence GTGAGCGGGGTCGGCGCGGGCGGCGCGGGCCCCGCCACCGGCACCAGCACCGGCCCCACCACTGGCAACGCCACCGGCACCGGGTCGACGGTCGCCCTCGACCCCTTCGCCGAGCATCGCGCGCGGCGACCCGCCCGCTTCCTGTACGCGCTGAACCCGCTGGCCAAACTCGCGGCACCGCTGCCGGTCATGGTGCTCGTCGTGTTCAGCCGGGGCATCGCGGTGCCGCTCGCATTCACCGTCTTCGCGGCCGCGGTGCTGCTCGTCGGCGCCCGGCTGCCGGGGCGAGCCGTCGCAGCGCTGCTCCTCGGCACTCCCGTCGCCGCGCTCGTGCTCGGCGTGACGTTCGGCGTGTGGATCGATCCGGCGAGCGTGGCGGGCGAGCCCGCGGCATCCATCGCCCTGATCTCGATCGGCGACTGGAGCTTCACGCTCGCCGCCTACCTCACGGGGCTCGCGACGGGCCTGCGCATCCTCGCGATCCTGCTGCTCTCGCTCATCGCCGGCGTCACGTCGACCGGGCCCGAGTTCGTGCGCTCGATGGTGCAGAACCTGCGGGTGCCGTATCGCCTCGGCTACACGGCCCTCGCGGCGCTGCGGTTCGTGCCGAGGTTCGGCCACGAGCTCGAGATCATCAGGGCCGCCCACCGGGTGCGCGGCACCGATGCCGGGCGCGGTCCCGTCGCGGCGGTGCGGCGAGCGCTCGGCTACACGGTGCCGCTGCTCGCCTCGGCGATCCGGCACGCGGAGCGGGTCGCCCTCGCGATGGACGCCCGCGCCTTCGGCGCCCACCGCACGCGCACCGAGCGGCACCTGTCTCCGTGGCGGGCGCGCGACACGGTGTTCGTCGTGTGCTTCCTCGCGGCGACCGCGCTCATCGCGTGGCTGACCTGGGGGCGTTGA
- a CDS encoding LLM class flavin-dependent oxidoreductase: MTPSPRLSVLDLIPVRSGQTSTGALAASVRLAQVADRLGFTRYWFAEHHNMPSVASTTPPVLIAAIAAKTERIRVGSGGVMLPNHAPLVVAEQFAALEAFAPGRIDLGIGRAPGSDPVITQLLRISGPTADVDRFPDHIADILSLLSPDGASLRLTSGREYAITATPAATGVPTLWLLGSSDYSAKLAASLGLPYVFANHFSGDGLERALELYRTEYQPSEAHPAPETFLTVNASVAPTVEEARARALPQLHSMARLRTNRPMRPLETVEEALAAPTDSIGDEIIAAMERRWIIADAASAAAELRALAARHGIDEVMLAPISGSYDGEPADATPGREQTLELLAGELLPAE, encoded by the coding sequence ATGACTCCTTCACCCCGCCTCTCCGTGCTCGACCTCATTCCGGTGCGCAGCGGCCAGACGAGCACGGGCGCGCTCGCGGCATCCGTGCGCCTCGCCCAGGTGGCCGACCGGCTCGGCTTCACGCGCTACTGGTTCGCCGAGCACCACAACATGCCGTCGGTCGCGTCGACGACGCCGCCGGTGCTGATCGCCGCGATCGCGGCGAAGACCGAGCGCATCAGAGTCGGCTCGGGCGGGGTCATGCTGCCGAACCACGCCCCGCTCGTCGTGGCCGAGCAGTTCGCGGCACTCGAGGCGTTCGCGCCCGGCCGCATCGACCTCGGCATCGGCCGAGCTCCCGGCAGCGATCCCGTCATCACGCAGCTGCTGCGCATCTCCGGACCGACGGCCGACGTCGACCGCTTCCCCGACCACATCGCCGACATCCTCTCGCTGCTCTCCCCCGACGGCGCATCGCTGCGCCTCACGAGCGGCCGCGAGTACGCGATCACGGCCACGCCCGCGGCGACGGGGGTGCCGACGCTCTGGCTGCTCGGCTCGAGCGACTACTCGGCGAAGCTGGCAGCCTCGCTCGGCCTGCCGTACGTCTTCGCCAACCACTTCTCGGGCGACGGCCTCGAGCGGGCGCTCGAGCTCTACCGCACCGAGTACCAGCCGAGCGAGGCGCACCCCGCGCCCGAGACGTTCCTCACCGTCAACGCCTCGGTCGCGCCGACGGTCGAAGAGGCCCGCGCGAGGGCGCTGCCCCAACTGCACTCGATGGCACGGCTCCGCACCAACCGGCCGATGCGACCGCTCGAGACCGTCGAAGAGGCGCTCGCCGCGCCCACGGACTCGATCGGCGACGAGATCATCGCCGCGATGGAGCGACGCTGGATCATCGCGGATGCCGCGAGCGCCGCCGCCGAGCTGCGCGCGCTCGCCGCTCGCCACGGCATCGACGAGGTCATGCTCGCGCCGATCAGCGGCTCATACGACGGCGAGCCGGCCGACGCGACGCCCGGTCGGGAGCAGACACTCGAGCTGCTCGCGGGCGAGCTGCTGCCCGCCGAGTAG
- a CDS encoding arylsulfatase, translating into MNPDRHARSMLPIPDLPAPGLTTYDAKDPDTAYPPIEPLLPPEGAPNVLIVLIDDTGFGASSAFGGPCATPNAEKLAAGGLKYNRFHTTALCAPTRQAMLTGRNHHSVGMGSITESATSAPGNSSLRPNTKAPLAMTLKLNGYSTAQFGKCHEVPVWQASPMGPFDAWPSGGGGFETFYGFIGGENNQWDPALYNGTTPVEPPATPEEGYHLTEDLADHAVSWIRSQKALMPDKPFFVYFAPGATHAPHHVPKEWADKYRGAFADGWDVQRERTFARQKEMGVIPADAELTARHAEIPAWDDMPDDLKPVLEREMEVYAGFLEHTDHHVGRVIDAIDDLGALENTLIYYIIGDNGASAEGTLNGAFNEMANFNGMAALETPEFMRSKMDEFGTPSSYNHYAVGWAHAMDTPFQWTKQVASHWGGTRNGTIVHWPAGITEQGGLRSQFTHCIDVAPTILEAAGLPEPTMVNGVLQSPMEGTSMLYSFREPDAPERHELQYFEMFGNRGLYFKGWSAVTKHRTPWVLVGGTIPAFDDDVWELYDGSTDYSQARDLAAEHPDKLHELQRLWLIEAVKYDVLPIDDRTAERLNPDLAGRPTLIHGNSQQFFPGMGRLSENSVVSIKNKSFSVTAEVDVPEGGANGVIIAQGGRFGGWSVYLTGGAAKFVYNVLGIQEFAIEADRLVPAGTHQVRVEFAYDGGGLGKGGDVTLYYDGDAVGTGRVGATQALIFSADETTDVGYESGTAVSPDYTPRSSRFTGRINWVQIDLGDDDHDHLIDPDERMRIAMARQ; encoded by the coding sequence ATGAATCCAGATCGCCACGCCCGCTCCATGCTCCCGATTCCGGATCTGCCGGCGCCGGGGCTCACGACCTATGACGCGAAGGATCCCGACACGGCGTATCCGCCGATCGAGCCGCTGCTGCCGCCCGAGGGCGCACCGAATGTGTTGATCGTGCTGATCGATGACACCGGGTTCGGCGCGTCGAGCGCGTTCGGCGGCCCCTGCGCCACGCCGAATGCCGAGAAGCTCGCGGCCGGGGGCTTGAAGTACAACCGCTTCCACACCACCGCGTTGTGTGCGCCGACCCGGCAGGCGATGCTGACCGGGCGCAATCACCACTCGGTCGGCATGGGCAGCATCACCGAGAGTGCGACGTCGGCGCCGGGCAACAGCTCGTTGCGGCCGAACACGAAGGCGCCGCTGGCGATGACGTTGAAGCTCAACGGGTACTCGACGGCGCAGTTCGGCAAGTGCCACGAGGTGCCGGTGTGGCAGGCGTCGCCCATGGGTCCGTTCGACGCGTGGCCGTCGGGCGGCGGCGGCTTCGAGACGTTCTACGGCTTCATCGGCGGTGAGAACAACCAGTGGGATCCCGCGCTCTATAACGGTACGACTCCGGTCGAGCCGCCGGCGACGCCCGAGGAGGGCTACCACCTGACCGAAGACCTCGCCGACCATGCCGTGAGCTGGATCCGCAGCCAGAAGGCGTTGATGCCCGATAAGCCGTTCTTCGTCTACTTCGCGCCCGGCGCCACGCACGCGCCGCACCATGTGCCGAAGGAGTGGGCTGACAAGTACCGGGGCGCCTTCGCCGACGGCTGGGACGTGCAGCGCGAGCGCACCTTCGCCCGGCAGAAGGAGATGGGCGTCATTCCCGCCGACGCGGAGCTGACCGCGCGGCACGCCGAGATCCCGGCGTGGGACGACATGCCCGACGACCTGAAGCCGGTGCTCGAGCGTGAGATGGAGGTCTACGCCGGGTTCCTCGAGCACACCGACCACCACGTCGGCCGGGTGATCGACGCGATCGACGACCTCGGGGCGCTCGAGAACACCCTGATCTACTACATCATCGGCGACAACGGGGCATCCGCTGAAGGCACCCTGAACGGCGCGTTCAACGAGATGGCGAACTTCAACGGCATGGCCGCGCTCGAGACGCCCGAGTTCATGCGCTCGAAGATGGACGAGTTCGGCACGCCGAGCTCGTACAACCACTACGCGGTCGGCTGGGCCCACGCGATGGACACCCCGTTCCAGTGGACCAAGCAGGTCGCCTCGCACTGGGGCGGCACCCGCAACGGCACCATCGTGCACTGGCCCGCGGGCATCACGGAGCAGGGCGGGCTGCGCAGCCAGTTCACGCACTGCATCGACGTCGCCCCCACCATCCTCGAAGCCGCCGGCCTGCCCGAGCCCACCATGGTCAACGGCGTGCTCCAGTCACCGATGGAGGGCACCTCCATGCTCTACAGCTTCAGGGAGCCGGATGCGCCTGAGCGGCACGAGCTGCAGTACTTCGAGATGTTCGGCAACCGCGGTCTCTACTTCAAGGGCTGGAGCGCGGTGACCAAGCACCGCACACCGTGGGTGCTGGTCGGCGGCACGATCCCGGCGTTCGATGACGACGTGTGGGAGCTCTACGACGGCAGCACCGACTACAGCCAGGCGCGCGATCTCGCCGCCGAGCACCCTGACAAGCTCCACGAACTGCAGCGGCTCTGGTTGATCGAGGCGGTCAAGTACGACGTGCTGCCGATCGACGATCGCACCGCTGAACGACTCAACCCCGACCTGGCGGGCAGACCGACCCTCATCCACGGGAACTCGCAGCAGTTCTTCCCGGGAATGGGGCGGCTCTCGGAGAACAGCGTGGTGAGTATCAAGAACAAGTCGTTCTCGGTCACCGCTGAAGTCGACGTGCCGGAGGGCGGGGCCAACGGCGTCATCATCGCCCAGGGCGGCCGCTTCGGCGGATGGAGCGTCTACCTGACCGGCGGCGCGGCGAAGTTCGTCTACAACGTGCTCGGCATCCAGGAGTTCGCCATCGAGGCCGACCGGCTGGTGCCGGCAGGAACACACCAGGTGCGCGTCGAGTTCGCCTACGACGGCGGCGGCCTCGGCAAGGGCGGCGACGTCACGCTCTACTACGACGGCGACGCCGTCGGCACGGGCCGTGTCGGCGCCACCCAGGCGCTGATCTTCTCCGCCGACGAGACCACCGATGTGGGGTACGAATCCGGTACCGCAGTGAGCCCCGACTACACCCCGCGAAGCAGCAGGTTCACGGGCCGCATCAACTGGGTGCAGATCGACCTCGGCGACGATGACCACGACCACCTGATCGATCCCGACGAGCGCATGCGCATCGCCATGGCGCGCCAATAG